Part of the Halobacteriovoraceae bacterium genome is shown below.
TTCATTGATGAGTACTGGAATTTTGTTTATCAAAGGAATGTGATCTCTTTTTAGATTTGCTCTTAAATCGTTTAAGTCTTGTGGGTCTATTCCTTCTGGTGAAAATTTCAAAAGCTCATCAACATATCTTGTATAAGTTTCTACCATAATTCTATATACCTTTACGCTCCCATCTCCTGAGGGAATTTTGAGAATATTATCTGCAAAATTCACAAATTTATTCAGCTTTTGAAATCTTTTAGTGAATTGTTTAACAAAGAGGTTAAATGGAAATTTGAGTTGTATTTCCCAAATTTCATTTTCCATCTTTTTGAGTTCTTCTATTTTCAGTAATGAAACAACGTCAGTTGATTGTGCAGTAATTTCATAATTATTTTTTAAGGTTTCTGAGTAATAGTTAAATATTTTGTTTTCTATGATCTTTGATTCTTCAAACCGTACTTTAGTTTTTAAATATGTCATATACTCATACAAACTTGATATAATCCTTCCCCGTAAAACTCGTTCATTCTCTACTGTTTCTAACCAATCTCGGTATCTTTGCCAGTCCTTTTTGTCTGCATAGTAATCTAGAATATTATATTTTGCGTCTCTAATCAGCGAACTTTTAACACCGCAACTACTTCCATCGAGGGCAATCATCTGAGCTTTTTCAAATTGTTTATTTAAAAGCAATGTCAATACTGTTTCATTAAAAAGTTGATCAGACTTATTCGTTTTTAATGAACAAATTTTACTATATGTCATGTTATAAATTTCGGCCGATTCTGCAAATAGTCTACGGTTGAACAAATCTGAAGCAATTAGAATATAAGAGCTTAAAAATTTTAAAACTTTTTTTGAATTTTTTATTTCTAAAGATCTTTTTGTCCATTGATAAAGTTTTTTTCCGTGACCTAATTCATAAAAAAGAGTGGCTATATTATAGGCAGAATTAACTTTAGCATCCCAATTACTGTCAGGAGACTTATAAATGTCGATATATGCTTTTAAGGCCTCTTTTTTTAATCCATTATCATTATTTTTTTCAATATCTTGAAGTTGGATTATTGCTGCAATCTCTCTTAATTTTTTGTAATAGCCCTTAGAAACCTTAATATTTTTAATTCTTATATTTTTTACCCAGGCAACGACTTCTTTTTTCTGTCCGTTTTTTCTATACGCATCAACAATATTTCCTATCATAATCTCAATTGTTTTTGTGTCGCTTGGGAATTCTTTAGAAAAATTATAAATTGTTTCTTCGGCCTTAGGATAGTTCTTTCGCTCAAGATAGAAAGAAAAAAGTCTTTGATAAATTTTATTAATTTTTTTATTTTTTCCTGAATTTGCAATTGTTAGAGTAAAGACTTTCTCTAAGTAGCTATCTTTTTGCTTTTTCGTAACGTTTGGCAAACCCATTGTTGCAAGCATTCCTTTTAGTGCCAATTCTTTAAATTTTTTGTCTCCAGATTTTTCAGAAAGTTCTAAGGATCTATCATAATAATTCATTGCTTTATCTACTTCACTATTTGCATACATTGCCTCTGCTGCTAAGAAATAACTTTCAGTAGAATCTTTTGGAGAAATCACACCCAATAAATCATAATATTTTGCTGCTTCATATGCTCTTTTTGCTCTTAATTTAGGATTTCCTTTCATAAACTTGCTAACGCTCTGTTTTTGAGCACTTGCGGCCTTTCTTTTGATTTGATAAACTAATGTTTCTTTTTGTGTTTCATTCAAAAAATTTAATTTCTTACTAACTAGTACTGCACTGACATCGTAGTGATTATCAATATCTCCTGATTTGTCATAAACATTGAGTAAAGAAAAATAAACTTTGACCTCATCTTCTTCTGTATGTGTGTATTTCTTCGCTCTGATTAGGACTTTTGCAGCACTTTCAAATTTTCCGTTGTCAAATAATATTTTTGAAATATTTACTAGACCATCAATTGTATTTGTATTTGTATCTTCAAAATATTTAATTCCTTGATCAAGTTTACCGGCCTGAATATAAAAATACCCCAGATCTTTTTGTGTGTTTTTCCTCATATCTACAAACTCTTTTCTCGAGCTGTAATTATCAACTTCCAACATCATTCTTAAGGCCATATCATATTTTTTAAGGCGCATATAAGTCCATGCCAAGTTATACGCATCTTTAGTCCACCATTTTTCAAGTTTTTTTCTTAAAGCACTCTCATAAAGTGGAACTGCTTTTTGATATTTTCTTTGATTATAATACAATTCGGCCAAGGCCAGTTTAGATTTATAATTAATTGTAGAATCATTTTGAGATAAATTTATGGCCTGATCAAAATATTGGATTGATTTTTTTAGATCATTAAATTCTTTGGCATTGTAAGCTAAAATATAATAGACATCTGATTTTCTTTTGAAGTTTTTAAACTTTTTTAACATTAATAAAGATGTTTTTTGTGCTTGTACAAAATATTTTCGTGATTCAAAAAAATATTCAGATCTTTTATGTTTATATCTTTCTTTGGCAGGAATAGCTAAATATTTATCTAATTCCATTTCTTTAAGAAATCTGGCCTTTTCTAAAAGAAGTTCGGCCATTCTTAGCATAAAATTTGGACTTGTTCCCTTTGAGTTTTTATTTAGACGAGTTACTTCGGCCAACTCTTCATCAATAATTGAAATAATTTCTTTAACTTTTTCATTGGCCAATGATATTTGTCCTATAAATAAAAAAATGAATATTAATAGGTTAAAAAATTTCATCAAATACACTCAGATTTTAGGGAGAACACATAATCACCTAACTCATCGGCCCAGAACTCCCCTTTAAAGGGCCAAAAATATTGTCTGTCTGTTTTTACTACATTATTGATATTTCCTCTAAATCGTGAATTATTTAAAGGTCTATTATAGAGGCCCATT
Proteins encoded:
- a CDS encoding tetratricopeptide repeat protein, which codes for MANEKVKEIISIIDEELAEVTRLNKNSKGTSPNFMLRMAELLLEKARFLKEMELDKYLAIPAKERYKHKRSEYFFESRKYFVQAQKTSLLMLKKFKNFKRKSDVYYILAYNAKEFNDLKKSIQYFDQAINLSQNDSTINYKSKLALAELYYNQRKYQKAVPLYESALRKKLEKWWTKDAYNLAWTYMRLKKYDMALRMMLEVDNYSSRKEFVDMRKNTQKDLGYFYIQAGKLDQGIKYFEDTNTNTIDGLVNISKILFDNGKFESAAKVLIRAKKYTHTEEDEVKVYFSLLNVYDKSGDIDNHYDVSAVLVSKKLNFLNETQKETLVYQIKRKAASAQKQSVSKFMKGNPKLRAKRAYEAAKYYDLLGVISPKDSTESYFLAAEAMYANSEVDKAMNYYDRSLELSEKSGDKKFKELALKGMLATMGLPNVTKKQKDSYLEKVFTLTIANSGKNKKINKIYQRLFSFYLERKNYPKAEETIYNFSKEFPSDTKTIEIMIGNIVDAYRKNGQKKEVVAWVKNIRIKNIKVSKGYYKKLREIAAIIQLQDIEKNNDNGLKKEALKAYIDIYKSPDSNWDAKVNSAYNIATLFYELGHGKKLYQWTKRSLEIKNSKKVLKFLSSYILIASDLFNRRLFAESAEIYNMTYSKICSLKTNKSDQLFNETVLTLLLNKQFEKAQMIALDGSSCGVKSSLIRDAKYNILDYYADKKDWQRYRDWLETVENERVLRGRIISSLYEYMTYLKTKVRFEESKIIENKIFNYYSETLKNNYEITAQSTDVVSLLKIEELKKMENEIWEIQLKFPFNLFVKQFTKRFQKLNKFVNFADNILKIPSGDGSVKVYRIMVETYTRYVDELLKFSPEGIDPQDLNDLRANLKRDHIPLINKIPVLINEAKSYIKKNQVLSSDNYWFFSEKRFPVNIEYHYPRSGIVMDRGGKK